The proteins below come from a single Cryptococcus gattii WM276 chromosome D, complete sequence genomic window:
- a CDS encoding Hypothetical protein (Similar to TIGR gene model, INSD accession AAW46596.1; CNL05800): MRIYQLIPLLIAVPSFGSLFGSDSSSSTTSATSSSSSSITSSDEVAFLQTLQAAEISSMSCLITLVNMTTSSLGSCLALTSLADLISNPSTAFSSSASSSSSGGQGFSGQLSTYLETVCSSTCSESDLEDGKNQLAAVCVTKNTLVSVLGAVLDNYSSSYRTLACHVY, translated from the coding sequence ATGCGTATCTACCAACTCATACCACTCTTAATCGCCGTCCCTTCTTTCGGCAGTTTGTTCGGCAGCGACTCTTCAAGCTCTACCACCTCTgccacttcttcctcttcctcatcgaTCACATCATCTGATGAAGTCGCCTTTCTCCAAACCCTCCAAGCAGCCGAAATCTCCTCCATGTCATGTCTTATCACCCTTGTCAACATGACCACTTCTTCCCTCGGTTCATGCCTCGCCCTCACCTCTCTCGCTGACCTCATCTCCAATCCTTCCACcgctttttcttcctccgcctcttcttcatcttcggGAGGGCAAGGTTTCTCAGGCCAGCTCAGCACTTACCTAGAGACAGTATGTTCTTCAACATGCAGTGAGAGTGATTTGGAAGATGGCAAGAATCAGTTGGCAGCGGTTTGTGTTACAAAAAATACGTTGGTGAGCGTGTTGGGTGCTGTGCTGGATAATTATTCGTCTAGTTATAGGACGCTGGCTTGTCATGTTTACTAG
- a CDS encoding Hypothetical protein (Similar to TIGR gene model, INSD accession AAW46595.1; CNL05790), with translation MTSPYSSYPHAPALRQTPQTPQSNSHSHLLNLPYLQRQANSSSSSLLDAVVGRPQPRTPPSTYPSQLATQVTPVSVSRPPRPAYSYQQGPGYDAGVPGHGSAEPSTSASSGSHGESDWDVISKASGINGDGRGEEAVKDLEQKVEKRRSQLPRLESQLAELEAQIKAAEERIARVQSVESRGSVTAGAQTQSGQR, from the exons ATGACCTCGCCATACTCCTCGTACCCCCACGC CCCCGCCCTCCGCCAGACCCCTCAAACACCACAGTCCAACTCGCATTCTCACCTGCTCAACCTCCCATACCTCCAGCGACAGGCCAACAGCTCCTCTTCCAGCCTCCTTGACGCCGTCGTTGGTAGACCCCAACCACGTACCCCTCCGTCTACCTACCCCTCCCAGCTCGCTACTCAGGTCACGCCCGTTTCGGTTTCACGTCCGCCCCGTCCTGCGTACTCTTATCAGCAAGGTCCCGGCTATGATGCCGGTGTGCCTGGACATGGGTCAGCGGAACCTTCTACTTCCGCGTCCAGCGGTTCACATGGGGAGAGCGACTGGGACGTGATCAGTAAAGCAAGTGGAATTAATGGCGATGGGCGGGGTGAAGAAGCCGTCAAAGACCTCGAACAAAAAGTTGAAAAGCG TCGGTCGCAACTCCCTCGTCTCGAGTCCCAACTTGCCGAGCTTGAAGCTCAAATCAAAGCGGCCGAAGAGCGCATTGCTCGTGTTCAGTCTGTTGAATCTAGGGGAAGTGTTACGGCTGGTGCCCAAACTCAAAGTGGGCAGCGATAA
- a CDS encoding Hypothetical protein (Similar to TIGR gene model, INSD accession AAW46594.1; CNL05780) encodes MTPGSTPQPDTSLDTSTSSPSFDPPNGYGHNPDDSQPSPRQVPLPNSTSSLALSSRAAPPYPLSFQNASSSSLEALEHEYFPPILEGKTTGNGIEAEDADLSAPFESIPLSSTPPRESPTVPLPSSPRGTLSPKSVKKRRSWGGFGVSSDGHQTARGELPEHPPPEPSQSSEDLPAGHDKHGRKGPPRRPSTSTPGPSNSRRAAPPPHPFPWPIPTSPRSSSSKRLSTISNTSNGTHTTHASQGSASATSSQPPIQGQGHQHSGPALGVKGVSTFEKVISHTRPSWLPPKDRIEDVIHLHQWEDMMRHAREHEKVLVKEAEVRRLEKEKRLTVEAPKWEKLLSDEKEFSVKKVKENEEWRKLWFEGVPSHLRGKAWSMAVGNPLALSKDIYKTYLARARKGLATGRFPVDLLKTIEGDMDNTLVTLKIFTRGSPLRDDLRELICAWLVFRSDEGLGYAPYINLLCAMLLLVSPPPTAFLILLNVLSRPLLRAFFTPLSPEISAYYRILENLQADRYPKIYANCKALGVGVPESWFRSLLVEQVGFECSCRLWDQIMLDGDGFVFRAALAIFGYLEPRLYYPDKLEVLSVLEGHNPASLAILHRERERARLRGETFVQEGIDGTLSAFGLDEGKLFGMIEVDGWREKDFERLVVREMPDY; translated from the exons ATGACACCGGGCAGTACACCACAGCCAGACACCTCTCTCGATACCTCCACTAGTTCCCCCTCGTTTGATCCACCCAACGGCTATGGACACAATCCTGACGATTCACAGCCATCTCCTAGACAGGTGCCCTTGCCTAATTCCACATCATCTCTAGCTCTTTCGTCCCGGGCAGCGCCCCCATACCCCCTTTCCTTTCAAAATGCGTCGTCTTCTTCGCTTGAGGCTTTAGAACACGAATATTTCCCTCCGATACTCGAGGGGAAAACAACGGGTAATGGTATCGAAGCGGAGGATGCTGACCTCTCTGCGCCTTTTGAATCAATCCCTCTGTCTTCCACACCACCGCGTGAATCACCCACTGTCCcccttccctcctctcctcgCGGAACGCTGTCCCCGAAGTCAGTTAAGAAGCGGAGATCATGGGGTGGGTTTGGCGTGTCAAGCGATGGACACCAAACCGCCCGAGGCGAATTGCCTGAACACCCCCCACCCGAACCTTCACAAAGCTCTGAAGATCTTCCAGCTGGACACGACAAGCATGGCAGAAAAGGGCCTCCCAGACGACCTTCAACAAGTACACCTGGACCGTCCAACTCGCGACGAGCTGCTCCTCCACCTCATCCATTCCCCTGGCCTATCCCTACCTCTCCACGGTCAAGTTCTTCCAAACGTCTCTCAACCATCTCTAATACCTCTAACGGGACGCATACGACGCACGCGTCCCAAGGATCTGCATCGGCCACTTCCTCACAACCCCCAATACAGGGACAAGGACATCAGCACTCCGGTCCCGCGTTAGGCGTCAAGGGCGTATCAACCTTTGAAAAAGTAATCTCCCACACCCGACCCTCCTGGCTCCCACCAAAAGACCGCATCGAAGATGTCATCCACCTGCATCAATGGGAAGACATGATGCGCCATGCCCGGGAGCATGAAAAAGTCCTCGTGAAAGAGGCAGAAGTAAGACggttggagaaggagaagcgATTAACCGTCGAAGCCCCGAAATGGGAAAAGTTGTTATCGGATGAGAAGGAATTTTCGGTGAAAAAGGTaaaggagaatgaagagTGGAGGAAATTATGGTTTGAAGGCGTGCCGAGTCATTTGAGAGGGAAAGCGTGGAGTATGGCGGTAGGTAATCCGCTGGCTTTGTCCAAGG ACATATACAAAACATACCTCGCTCGCGCCCGTAAAGGTCTGGCTACCGGCCGTTTCCCGGTGGATCTGTTGAAAACAATTGAAGGTGATATGGATAACACCCTCGTCACGCTCAAAATCTTTACAAGAGGTTCTCCACTAAGAGATGATCTGAGAGAATTGATCTGTGCATGGCTAGTTTTTAGGTCAGATGAAGGGCTGGGATAT GCACCCTACATAAACCTCCTCTGCGCCATGCTCCTCCTCGTTTCCCCACCTCCTACCgccttcctcatcctcctcaacGTTCTCTCCCGCCCCCTCCTACGCGCATTCTTTACCCCGCTCTCCCCCGAAATATCCGCCTACTACCGTATCCTCGAAAACCTCCAAGCGGACCGATATCCCAAAATCTACGCCAACTGCAAAGCCCTCGGAGTCGGTGTTCCCGAAAGCTGGTTCCGCAGTTTATTAGTCGAACAAGTTGGATTTGAGTGTAGTTGTCGGTTATGGGACCAGATCATGTTGGACGGTGATGGCTTTGTGTTTCGAGCGGCTTTGGCAATCTTTGGATACCTAGAGCCGAGACTGTATTATCCCGATAAACTAGAGGTGCTGTCTGTGCTGGAGGGACATAACCCTGCTTCATTGGCCATTCTCCAtagggagagggagagagcAAGGTTGAGAGGGGAGACGTTTGTGCAAGAAGGGATTGATGGGACGTTAAGTGCGTTTGGGTTGGATGAAGGGAAACTGTTTGGGATGATTGAAGTTGATGGATGGAGAGAAAAGGATTTTGAGAGGTTGGTTGTGAGAGAAATGCCCGATTATTAA
- a CDS encoding NADH-ubiquinone oxidoreductase 23 kDa subunit, mitochondrial precursor, putative (Similar to TIGR gene model, INSD accession AAW46593.1) yields the protein MRHLTLIRPALQPIVPRTFVRTLITTPPRLLATPSGHTGPQHITPGPPKSPNPLQTGTQDAISAQKYPDYSTGPSAIDKASQLLFLTEIVRGMWVVFEQFFRPPYTIMYPFEKGPLSARFRGEHALRRYPNGEERCIACKLCEAICPAQAITIESEAREDGSRRTTRYGCMLTLQKDIDMTKCIYCGFCQEACPVDAIVETQNQEFSTETREELLYNKEKLLLNGDRAEAEIAANLQSEHALEDSMWEEDVHARYHGYKMYQDTLYNDPARNDVLSTCMR from the exons ATGCGCCATCTCACACTCATCCGCCCGGCACTCCAGCCCATCGTGCCCCGTACCTTTGTCCGCACATTAATCACAACCCCTCCCCGCCTCCTCGCCACGCCCTCCGGCCACACCGGTCCTCAACACATCACCCCCGGCCCCCCTAAATCTCCCAACCCTCTCCAAACGGGTACCCAGGATGCCATTAGCGCTCAGAAATACCCAGACTACTCTACTGGCCCTTCCGCGATTGACAAGGCGTCTCAGCTATTGTTCTTGACCGAAATTGTGAGGGGTATGTGGGTTGTGTTTGAGCAGTTCTTCAGACCGCCGTATACTATCATGTATCCCTTTGAGAAGGGACCTCTTTCAGCGAGGTTTAGAGGAGAACATGCTTTGAGACGATACCCCAATGGCGAGGAGAGATGTATTG CGTGCAAGTTATGTGAAGCTATCTGCCCGGCGCAGGCTATTACTATTGAGTCTGAGGCTCGTGAAGATGGATCTAGAAGGACTACCCGATATG GATGTATGCTCACTCTTCAAAAAGACATTGATATGACAAAGTGCATCTACTGTGGTTTCTGCCAAGAAGCGTGCCCTGTTGATGCCATTGTTGAAA CACAAAACCAGGAATTCTCCACCGAAACTCGAGAGGAGTTGTTGTACAACAAGGAGAAGCTTTTGTTGAATGGTGACAGGGCTGAAGCGGAGATTGCTGCCAACCTCCAGTCTGAGCAC GCTTTAGAGGACAGCATgtgggaggaggatgtACATGCACGATACCATGGATATAAAATGTATCAAGATACGCTCTACAATGATCCTGCTCGCAACGATGTGCTTTCTACGTGCATGAGGTAA
- a CDS encoding Carnitine acetyltransferase, putative (Similar to TIGR gene model, INSD accession AAW46592.1), translating into MVIPSSIHCIQSVHTPLRAIRATSLFRVSASTRPGAIATGNVSRRMFAASAYRSDQPKTFENQSKLPRLPVPDLETSLEGYLKSLGPILEEKYDKANLSNEVEKRRLYVKDFASAGGLGRTLQERLKDLDHVSPNNWLNDTLWLALAYHTWRAPLLVNSNWWLCFAEDPLNPPPPSLASSTKESESKVTSTQKAFIKAPNPNPLTDVPAGSQGGGKEWLLSGTIDPPVQYEKVVKKEWITPWQIRRAAWIARRFAEFRTKLEREEIKPDEIKGVKFCMNQYANMFNLSRIPLPNCDAFSTPSPLSTHLSLLVDDYYYAIDIFSSPSSSADGVPEPLPAGEIEKRFEAAANDAKQRKERGERAVEIGVLSADDRDSWTKNREHILLLSPSNRSTLTSLSTSLLALSLDPYTLPSVPPPSGDPLRLSAVDAQVRNCATGLEGGRNRWFDKAVSVLVETNGRAGIMGEHSPVDALIPSIVVEYVLDKPVDESQFKSSPPLASGEGWKKLDWAVDETILREIEQVKEKNQKLIDDSDASQLWWGEYASEWIKKTAKQAPDAYIQQALQLAWFLDQGYPTATYETASTRTMLHGRTDVIRSLTSESRAFVKAMVNPESTAEERYNLLSSACQAHNALTKRSSSGNGYDRHLMGLKVQLRAGETHPLFEDEAYAKSQEWKLSTSGLSAGGKFTATGFGAAWPDGYGINYMAGPHLIKFGIESKFSCEKTSTQRFKHNIVQVLRDMRAMCEAVGGVGASRAKL; encoded by the exons ATGGTTATCCCTTCTTCAATCCACTGCATCCAATCTGTACATACCCCTCTTAGAGCCATCCGTGCAACCTCGCTCTTCAGAGTATCAGCATCCACACGCCCTGGCGCGATCGCTACCGGAAACGTATCCCGAAGAATGTTTGCCGCCTCTGCTTATAGAAGTGACCAACCAAAAACCTTTGAGAACCAGAGTAAGCTCCCAAGGCTGCCTGTACCAGATTTGGAAACTAGTCTGGAAGGGTATCTCAAGAGTCTGGGACCTATACTGGAGGAAAAG TATGATAAAGCCAATTTGAGTAACGAAGTTGAGAAGCGACGACTGTATGTTAAAGACTTTGCCTCGGCCGGAGGATTGGGTCGAACCTTGCAAGAACGTCTTAAAG ACCTTGATCATGTATCCCCCAACAATTGGCTAAATGATACACTCTGGCTTGCCCTCGCTTACCATACTTGGAGAGCTCCGCTGCTGGTCAACTCGAATTGGTGGCTATGCTTTGCCGAAGATCCGCTcaatcctcctccaccttccCTAGCTTCTTCTACGAAAGAATCGGAATCCAAAGTCACAAGCACTCAGAAGGCTTTTATCAAGGCTCCCAACCCTAACCCTCTCACGGACGTCCCTGCAGGCAGTCAAGGTGGTGGTAAAGAGTGGCTCTTGTCAGGAACAATCGATCCTCCCGTGCAATACGAAAAGGTagtgaagaaggaatggATCACGCCCTGGCAAATTCGACGCGCTGCTTGGATTGCTAGGCGATTTGCAGAGTTTAGAACGAAAttggagagggaggagatCAAGCCGGATGAGATCAAGGGAGTCAAGTTCTGTATGAACCAGTACGCCAA CATGTTCAACCTCTCGAGGATACCTTTACCCAACTGCGATGCTTTCTCGACTCCTTCTCCACTCTCAACGCACCTCTCTCTTTTAGTGGATGATTACTACTACGCGATCGACATTTTTTCctcaccttcttcctctgccGACGGTGTGCCAGAGCCACTCCCTGCTGGGGAAATTGAGAAGAGGTTCGAAGCGGCGGCGAACGATGCTAAGCAAAGGAAAGAACGTGGGGAAAGAGCCGTGGAGATTGGTGTATTAAGTGCTGATGATCGAGATAGTTGGACCAAG AACCGAGAGCATATCTTACTCCTTTCGCCTTCGAACCGCTCTACCCTGACTTCCCTTTCAACATCGCTTCTTGCCCTTTCACTTGATCCTTACACACTCCCATCCGTGCCTCCTCCCTCTGGCGACCCTCTTCGGCTCTCGGCTGTTGACGCCCAAGTAAGAAACTGCGCCACGGGTTTAGAAGGCGGCCGAAACAGATGGTTCGACAAGGCTGTTAGTGTGTTGGTGGAGACGAACGGCCGGGCGGGGATTATGGGCGAGCATTCCCCGGTGGACGCGTTGATTCCTAGTATTGTGGTCGAGTATGTGCTGGATAAGCCTGTCGATGAGTCCCAATTCAAATCCTCTCCGCCGCTAGCAAGCGGTGAAGGGTGGAAGAAGCTAGATTGGGCTGTGGATGAGACGATTTTACGGGAGATTGAGCAAgtcaaggagaagaatCAAAAGTTGATCGATGACTCTGATGCAAGTCAGTTATGGTGGGGTGAGTACGCTTCAGAATGGATCAAGAAGACTG CCAAACAAGCACCCGACGCATATATCCAGCAAGCTCTCCAGCTCGCATGGTTCCTCGACCAAGGTTATCCAACGGCCACTTATGAGACCGCCTCTACGCGTACCATGCTGCATGGTCGTACGGACGTCATCCGCTCGCTCACATCCGAATCCCGTGCATTCGTCAAGGCCATGGTCAATCCCGAAAGCACTGCCGAAGAGAGGTACAACCTTCTGAGCAGCGCTTGCCAGGCGCACAATGCGCTTACTAAGAGATCCTCCAGTGGAAACGGGTACGATCGTCATTTGATGGGTCTTAAAGTCCAATTGCGAGCGGGCGAGACGCACCCATTgtttgaggatgaggcCTATGCAAAGAGTCAGGAATGGAAGTTGTCCACGAGCGGCTTGAGCGCTGGTGGAAAATTCACGGCGACTGGATTCGGAGCTGCATGGCCTGATGGATATGGAATCAATT ACATGGCAGGCCCGCATTTGATTAAGTTTGGGATTGAGAGTAAATTCTCGTGCGAGAAGACGTCTACGCAGCGGTTCAAGCATAATATTGTGCAAGTATTGCGGGATATGCGTGCAATGTGTGAAGCGGTGGGCGGAGTGGGTGCATCGCGGGCCAAGTTGTAG
- a CDS encoding Hypothetical Protein (Similar to TIGR gene model, INSD accession AAW46591.1) gives MDAPAADSITHAEKEAERAVNDLVGTDAPAVVQGIISNVIETAQVSDNTISTTNEQVTERMQLDTAIVSVEGPERALEPISSFGGEPSGTLEDVGEDGAEEDYVEDQEGDAEVEGEGDEDGEEGSGSDDEEEEEDEEEEEDESDGDESEDLEGSPEIIAIDGPNGPPHFTLHPVVKTEPTSPGPIPTTLSAEPTEPLSTADGTENVLIPKKKKRARLRSPSEDEDLAPPPPPMKTIRLERPLVQDGETMEWNILDDARANGLCVAWGVGVVDDLPGSVPGTITPGASGMSGVVEEGMEVDGSPMAGPSTGGILGMGFADEDPEEIARKLEEKYGDKKKTKKKKRPTDYDLEDPFIDDSEIMIDAPTHYARPAREGFFVHSGPLQLMKESPAKKRNINNKPKSTQAKSKGAPSSPDPKEPRTSLSASLLVRIRAREGLRDPSSQEDAQNGPISVNQNSDTIGGNDGDGDKDGLWQSLFQRDLEKQPPVDRVMFRTASRHDKYLPPYPAVPQEVARALLALRLESLEYDWDHANRSKFPEHLKSSLKRASTIAYQHDAFDIFDHASEDKGFVICLQSVYPYNVFTLRKLVTKLIYEGYLKWLQDCEDEGIRQFKEEIDKDSAMWIEKYETSRRDWEVEVAAWDPSSSAQPTPKSEDVRPTEPQRRFVWTSEMRDIFWQLIENLRVITELIKKGTDWHAAGAKNGKEWTEQALKSRLYKKIVDIFPEGYMNNNIISRELTKLKKRREEAQKKSDDTRKPGVSKEEEPEGVKPEDASKD, from the exons ATGGACGCGCCGGCAGCTGACTCAATAACGCATGCGGAGAAGGAGGCAGAACGGGCTGTGAATGACCTTGTTGGAACAGACGCTCCTGCTGTCGTACAAGGGATTATTTCAAATGTCATAGAGACAGCTCAAGTCAGTGATAACACCATAAGCACCACAAACGAGCAGGTTACCGAACGGATGCAACTCGACACTGCAATTGTTTCGGTCGAAGGACCCGAAAGAGCTTTAGAGCCTATCTCAAGCTTTGGAGGGGAACCCTCAGGAACATTGGAAGATgttggagaggatggagcGGAGGAAGACTACGTGGAAGATCAGGAAGGAGACGCTGAGGTTGAAGgtgaaggagatgaagatggagaggaaggatCGGGCAgtgacgatgaagaagaagaggaggatgaagaggaagaggaagatgagagcgaTGGAGATGAAAGTGAAGATCTTGAAGGATCGCCC GAAATCATCGCCATAGACGGTCCAAATGGCCCGCCCCATTTCACCCTCCACCCTGTCGTGAAAACCGAACCTACGTCCCCAGGTCCTATCCCCACCACCCTATCAGCTGAACCTACAGAACCTCTATCCACGGCAGATGGCACCGAAAATGTCCTTATCCccaaaaagaagaaacgAGCTCGTCTCCGTTCACCATCCGAGGACGAAGACCTcgctcctcctccgccgCCCATGAAGACGATCCGACTGGAGAGGCCACTAGTGCAAGATGGTGAGACGATGGAGTGGAATATCCTAGATGACGCAAGAGCGAATGGGCTTTGCGTAGCGTGGGGAGTTGGAGTGGTGGATGATTTGCCCGGTTCAGTACCTGGGACCATAACCCCCGGAGCGTCTGGCATGTCCGGGGTGGTTGAGGAGGGTATGGAGGTCGATGGTTCGCCTATGGCAGGACCTTCTACTGGAGGGATTTTAGGAATGGGTTTCGCCGATGAGGATCCGGAAGAGATTGCGAGGAAATTGGAGGAGAAATACGGGgataagaagaagacgaagaagaaa aagaggccTACGGATTATGATTTGGAGGATCCCTTCATTGACGATTCCGAAATCATGATTGATGCTCCCACTCATTACGCGCGGCCCGCAAGGGAAGGCTTCTTTGTCCATTCCGGTCCTCTCCAATTGATGAAAGA ATCCCCCGCGAAGAAGCGCAACATCAACAACAAACCTAAATCTACCCAAGCTAAAAGCAAGGGGGCACCCTCATCCCCTGATCCAAAAGAGCCGCGTACATCGTTATCTGCTTCACTTTTAGTTCGAATTCGCGCACGCGAAGGATTGCGAGATCCATCGTCTCAGGAGGATGCTCAGAACGGACCGATTTCTGTGAATCAGAATTCGGACACAATTGGAGGAAatgatggtgatggtgatAAAGATG GCTTGTGGCAGTCCCTTTTCCAACGGGACTTGGAAAAACAGCCTCCTGTTGATAGAGTCATGTTCAGAACTGCCTCTCGCCATGACAAA TATCTTCCGCCTTACCCTGCCGTCCCCCAAGAGGTTGCTCGAGCCTTGTTGGCTCTCCGTTTAGAGTCTCTCGAAT ATGACTGGGATCACGCCAACCGATCAAAATTCCCAGAACACCTCAAGTCTTCCCTCAAACGCGCTAGTACCATAGCTTATCAGCACGACGCATTTGATATCTTTGATCATGCGTCGGAAGATAAAGGCTTTGTGATATGCCTGCAAAGTGTCTACCCTTACAATGTGTTCACTCTTCGA AAACTTGTGACAAAATTGATTTACGAAGGCTATCTCAAGTGGCTTCAAGATTGCGAGGATGAAGGCATCAGACAGTTCAAAGAGGAGATTGACAAGGATAGTGCTATGTGGATTGAAAAATACGAGACTAGCAGACGGGATTGGGAAGTTGAAGTTGCAGCTTGGG ATCCATCAAGCAGTGCCCAGCCTACGCCAAAATCCGAGGATGTCCGTCCCACCGAGCCCCAGAGACGATTTGTTTGGACTTCAGAGATGCGTGATATCTTTTGGCAGCTGATTGAGAACTTGCGTGTTATTACGGAATTGATCAAGAAGGGAAC AGACTGGCATGCTGCCGGAGCCAAGAACGGGAAAGAGTGGACGGAACAAGCATTGAAGAGCCGGCTGTACAAGAAGATTGTGGACATTTTCCCTGAGGGTTACATGAACAACAACATCATATCGCGTGAAC TGACCaaattgaagaagaggagggaggaagCGCAAAAGAAGTCGGACGATACGAGAAAGCCAGGGGTTTCGAAAGAGGAGGAACCCGAGGGAGTCAAGCCAGAGGATGCTAGCAAAGATTAG
- a CDS encoding Hypothetical protein (Similar to SGTC gene model, INSD accession EAL18848.1; CNBI1090), translating to MGNGLSSALDPTHGKGAISVPDGYTTPPWPSLYLPTLDSTVEQQGIFLYEADAIWRFTLYWTLLLICSLFLICALMASFTLLLSLTVFRDPDPPPLVSKSDDLKSNETRPYRTTSSNTGVPATPFSIPLVQRHRPFERLKRKRPPIWPVLLLPVIVTAAVGVVSVISSTIVGFALAAIYSAGGFSMSTWVPFLWALIQALVLVISSYSTLTTIL from the exons ATGGGTAACGGTCTATCGTCAGCACTGGATCCTACTCATGGCAAGGGT GCCATATCAGTCCCTGATGGATATACCACACCTCCATGGCCGTCGCTTTACCTTCCCACTTTAGATTCTACTGTGGAACAGCAAGGCATCTTCTTATATGAAGCTGATG CTATCTGGCGCTTCACACTTTATTGGACCCTGCTTCTCATCTGCTCGCTTTTCCTCATTTGTGCTCTCATGGCCTCTTTCACCCTCTTATTATCCTTGACAGTATTCCGAGACCCTGATCCTCCACCTCTGGTCTCCAAGTCAGATGACCTTAAAAGCAATGAAACACGGCCTTACCGCACCACTTCTTCCAATACAGGCGTTCCAGCAACACCATTCTCCATACCCTTAGTTCAACGCCATCGGCCTTTCGAAAGGCTCAAAAGGAAAAGACCACCAATTTGGCCTGTTCTACTGCTACCGGTTATAGTGACAGCTGCTGTGGGAGTAGTCTCCGTCATCAGCAGTACTATTGTCGGGTTTGCCTTAGCAGCAATCTATTCAGCAGGAGGTTTCAGCATGTCAAC ATGGGTGCCTTTTCTGTGGGCGCTTATTCAGGCTCTCGTCCTTGTTATATC GAGTTACTCGACTCTCACAACGATCCTTTGA
- a CDS encoding Hypothetical protein (Similar to SGTC gene model, INSD accession EAL18849.1; CNBI1100) — MSTIARPITSRLWNRYTTALRERPLRTKMIQSGVLFIAADIVAQFGIEGKSLRRAISGEEGDEVYEPLRTARLASYGTFVFAPLAHIWLSTLEKISLSNRWTSLASKVILDMTVWSPCVTFMFPTSLGLLEGKSIKEVRHKVAMGWFPTWQKAVCVFGPTQVLNFTLVPAQHRLLFVQSVGTCWNTFLSWQNNRNNKILAVATLKLAEARVHALEIESGEHPEETEVEQAEREVEKAQATLRRAEEKKERMRKEGGEAGVGVRMGWS, encoded by the exons ATGTCCACAATCGCTCGCCCTATCACTTCCCGCTTATGGAACCGCTACACCACCGCTTTGCGTGAACGACCACTGCGCACGAAAATGATTCAGAGCGGTGTTCTCTTCATAGCAGCCGACATTGTGGCACAGTTTGGCATTGAGGGAAAGAGCTTAAGAAGAGCTATCTCgggggaggaaggtgacGAGGTATATGAA CCTCTAAGAACAGCCAGGCTCGCTTCCT ATGGCACCTTTGTCTTCGCCCCTCTTGCTCATATCTGGCTCAGCACATTAGAAAAAATCAGTCTTTCCAATCGCTGGACAT CACTTGCTTCCAAAGTAATATTGGATATGACTGTATGGAGCCCCTGTGTGACTTTCATGTTCCCAACCTCACTTGGTCTATTAGAAGGGAAAAGCATTAAGGAGGTCCGTCATAAAGTAGCAATG GGTTGGTTTCCAACATGGCAGAAGGCTGTCTGTGTCTTTGGTCCTACCCAAGTTCTCAATTTCACCCTTGTTCCAGCCCAACATCGTCTTCTATTCGTCCAATCTGTCGGCACGTGCTGGAACACCTTCCTTTCATGGCAGAACAACAGGAACAACAAGATCCTCGCTGTTGCCACCCTAAAACTTGCTGAAGCTCGTGTTCACGCGTTGGAAATTGAGAGTGGGGAGCACCCAGAAGAAACAGAAGTCGAGCAAGCGGAgagagaggtggagaaAGCGCAAGCGACGCTCAGAAGAGCcgaggaaaagaaggagagaatGCGAAAGGAAGGTGGGGAGGCGGGTGTTGGGGTCAGAATGGGATGGTCCTAG
- a CDS encoding Hypothetical protein (Similar to TIGR gene model, INSD accession AAW46589.1; CNL05720): protein MPPPPQHSTGGSTFDKIKMGAIMGSCVGLTIGFIFGSFSIMRAGPGPRGVVATLSQYMLSSAATFGFFMSVGSVIRTESEHKYILHPMANRAASEPWRMAWKRAEERRRAEASQ, encoded by the exons ATgccccctcctcctcagcATTCCACCGGCGGTTCCACCTTTGACAAGA TCAAAATGGGTGCTATCATGGGAA GCTGTGTTGGTTTGACCATTGGATTCATCTTCggctccttctccatcatGCG AGCTGGACCGGGTCCTCGAGGTGTTGTCGCCACCCTTTCTCAGTATATGCTCTCATCTGCCGCAACTTTCGGCTTCTTCATGTCTGTCGGCTCT GTCATCCGAACAGAATCTGAACACAAGTACATCCTCCATCCTATGGCCAACAGAGCAGCGAGCGAGCCTTGGCGAATGGCTTGGAAGCGTGCCGAGGAGAGACGGCGGGCGGAGGCGTCCCAATAG